One genomic window of Bactrocera dorsalis isolate Fly_Bdor chromosome 4, ASM2337382v1, whole genome shotgun sequence includes the following:
- the LOC105223564 gene encoding uncharacterized protein LOC105223564 — protein sequence MFTTQNRYTRRHSHFALVHMVFLLAICAYSIASVPRSAHAIESLEAESSVASNSVEDLEESFAADTLLAKDTVLKKNPANIGNKLKELWEQIPEHTLNAVDIKK from the exons ATGTTTACTACGCAAAATCGTTACACTCGCCGTCACTCCCACTTCGCCTTAGTACATATGGTGTTCTTACTAGCAATATGCGCCTACTCCATAGCCAGTGTGCCAAGGTCCGCG CACGCTATTGAATCACTTGAGGCGGAGTCGTCGGTTGCCAGCAATTCGGTGGAGGATTTGGAGGAGAGTTTCGCTGCTGACACGCTGCTAGCGAAGGACACGGTGTTGAAGAAGAATCCGGCAAATATCGGCAATAAATTGAAGGAGCTGTGGGAGCAAATACCCGAACACACGCTGAATGCGGTGGATATAAAGAAGTGA